One region of Priestia megaterium genomic DNA includes:
- a CDS encoding TerC family protein, producing MESIWLEYAWALLILIGLEGLLSADNALVLAVIAKHLPDNQKKRAINYGILMAFIFRFAALFAISFIANVWWIQAVGAAYLLYLGLKHVIKARFGKDNENIHNDDVKKSAVKGFCPTVGKIALADLAFAVDSILAAVALALGLPDSELGDIGGMDGGQFAVVVLGGIAGLILIKFAATWFVQLLEKRPALETTAYAIVAWVGVKLAVITLAHKDIGVLDPHFPHSTIWTLIFYGVLVGIALFGWFAPSNKSLKKTSA from the coding sequence ATGGAATCTATCTGGCTCGAATACGCTTGGGCATTGCTAATCCTAATCGGCTTAGAAGGATTATTATCAGCTGACAATGCTCTTGTACTAGCAGTGATAGCCAAACATTTACCAGACAATCAGAAAAAAAGAGCAATTAATTACGGAATTCTTATGGCCTTCATTTTTCGGTTTGCAGCTCTTTTTGCCATTTCATTTATTGCCAACGTCTGGTGGATACAGGCAGTAGGAGCAGCTTACCTTCTGTATTTAGGTTTAAAGCATGTGATTAAGGCCCGGTTTGGGAAAGATAATGAGAATATTCATAACGATGATGTAAAGAAGTCTGCTGTAAAAGGTTTCTGTCCTACAGTAGGGAAAATTGCGTTAGCTGACCTCGCTTTTGCAGTGGACTCAATTTTAGCTGCGGTCGCTCTAGCCCTTGGTCTTCCAGATTCTGAACTTGGTGACATCGGTGGTATGGATGGTGGACAGTTTGCAGTTGTGGTTCTTGGAGGGATTGCGGGACTTATCTTGATTAAGTTTGCAGCGACCTGGTTTGTGCAACTCCTTGAAAAGCGACCTGCCTTAGAAACCACAGCCTATGCTATCGTTGCTTGGGTAGGTGTAAAACTTGCTGTTATTACTCTTGCTCATAAGGATATAGGTGTCCTAGACCCGCATTTTCCACATAGTACTATCTGGACACTAATCTTCTATGGAGTATTAGTTGGCATAGCTCTATTCGGTTGGTTTGCACCAAGCAATAAGTCATTAAAGAAAACATCAGCTTAA
- a CDS encoding YhcN/YlaJ family sporulation lipoprotein has protein sequence MKTKKYVLGLLSAILSVGFLFGCNDKKDEAEPDPTEEPSEQKAQNTRDNNDLRDVGFQPDRVQNNNVDNNNQTQLEVADKAADRISKLNEIDTANVIVTNRNAYVAVVLKNGENGEVTDPLKKKISDQVKATDKDIRNVYVSSDPDFVNRMEDYGNRINEDATRNGLFEDFTETVRRVFPNNR, from the coding sequence ATGAAGACAAAAAAATATGTACTAGGACTCTTATCAGCTATTTTATCAGTAGGCTTTCTTTTTGGTTGTAATGATAAAAAAGATGAAGCTGAGCCTGATCCAACTGAAGAACCGTCTGAACAAAAAGCTCAAAATACTCGTGACAACAATGATCTACGAGACGTGGGATTTCAACCAGACCGCGTCCAAAATAATAATGTAGATAATAATAATCAGACACAATTAGAGGTAGCTGATAAAGCTGCGGATCGTATTTCTAAATTAAATGAAATAGACACTGCAAATGTGATCGTTACAAACCGAAATGCATACGTGGCTGTTGTTTTAAAGAATGGAGAAAACGGTGAAGTAACCGACCCTTTAAAAAAGAAGATTTCAGATCAAGTAAAAGCTACAGATAAGGATATTCGAAATGTGTATGTATCATCCGATCCTGATTTTGTAAATCGTATGGAGGATTACGGAAATCGAATTAATGAAGATGCGACAAGAAATGGTCTATTTGAAGACTTTACTGAAACTGTTCGAAGAGTATTCCCTAACAATCGTTAA
- a CDS encoding glycosyltransferase family 2 protein: MKPKLPLVTIVVPCYNEQEVLKDTIMQLSSVLDDLRKEELISAHSKILFVDDGSKDRTWSLIAMESTINSYVTGLKLSCNVGHQKALLAGLEKAKSKSDCVVSIDADLQDDVSVIRSFLLKYHEGDEIVYGVRDSRETDTFFKRNTALCFYRLMQKLNINLIYNHADYRLMSKRAIEELSRYKEADLFLRGIVPLIGFKSSNVTYNRKERLAGETKYPLKKMVSFAFNGLTSFSVVPIRAFTLLGCLLFFISVITGGYAFIQKLLGNTSIGWTSLIISIWLLGAIQLISIGVVGEYIGKIFLEVKKRPPYAVDIDLYTERLGVSTLAEESLLTKEEFN; this comes from the coding sequence TTGAAGCCAAAGCTGCCCTTAGTAACCATAGTGGTTCCATGTTATAACGAACAAGAAGTATTAAAAGACACCATTATGCAACTCTCCTCTGTTTTAGATGATCTAAGAAAAGAAGAGTTAATTTCAGCTCATAGCAAGATATTATTTGTAGATGACGGTAGTAAAGACAGGACATGGTCATTAATTGCGATGGAGAGCACCATTAATAGCTATGTAACAGGACTAAAGCTGTCATGCAATGTAGGGCATCAGAAAGCACTTCTCGCTGGACTAGAGAAAGCTAAATCTAAATCGGACTGTGTCGTTTCGATTGATGCTGATCTGCAAGATGATGTTTCTGTTATTCGAAGTTTCCTCTTAAAGTATCATGAGGGGGATGAAATTGTATATGGTGTACGCGATAGTAGAGAAACAGATACTTTTTTCAAACGAAATACTGCTTTATGTTTTTATCGCCTTATGCAAAAGTTGAATATCAACCTTATTTATAACCATGCAGATTATCGTTTAATGAGCAAGCGAGCGATTGAAGAACTTTCACGTTATAAAGAAGCAGATTTGTTTTTAAGAGGAATTGTCCCCTTAATTGGATTTAAATCCTCAAACGTGACATATAATCGAAAAGAGCGTCTAGCCGGGGAAACCAAATATCCTTTGAAAAAAATGGTCTCTTTCGCCTTTAATGGTCTCACCTCATTTAGTGTGGTTCCAATCCGAGCCTTTACTCTTTTAGGGTGCTTATTATTTTTTATAAGTGTGATAACAGGTGGTTATGCGTTTATTCAAAAGTTATTAGGTAACACGAGTATAGGCTGGACCTCTTTAATTATTTCTATTTGGCTGTTAGGTGCCATACAGTTAATAAGTATAGGAGTAGTAGGAGAATATATTGGAAAGATATTTTTAGAAGTAAAAAAGAGGCCTCCTTATGCGGTTGATATTGACTTATATACAGAAAGATTAGGGGTGTCAACGCTCGCAGAAGAAAGCTTATTAACTAAAGAAGAGTTCAACTAA
- a CDS encoding alpha/beta fold hydrolase: MVTYHTLEVKGLNIFYRKAGNPDKPTILLLHGFPSASHMFRDLIPVLEKDYYVIAPDYPGFGNTTSPDRKEFDYTFDHITEVIEAFVNKLELDKYALYVFDYGAPIGFRLAMHNPERVTAIISQNGNIYREGLGSKWATREEYWENPTPEKRQSYRTAFASETIKHQYIDGTRENTVSPIKRKYTVE; the protein is encoded by the coding sequence ATGGTAACATATCATACTTTAGAAGTGAAAGGTCTGAATATATTTTATAGGAAGGCAGGGAATCCAGATAAACCAACCATCTTATTGCTACATGGCTTTCCATCTGCAAGCCACATGTTCCGAGATCTTATTCCGGTTCTAGAAAAAGATTATTATGTAATTGCTCCTGATTATCCTGGCTTTGGAAATACAACTTCGCCTGATCGAAAAGAATTCGACTATACATTTGATCATATTACTGAGGTAATTGAAGCTTTCGTTAATAAATTAGAACTTGATAAGTATGCTCTATACGTTTTTGATTATGGTGCTCCTATTGGTTTTCGTTTAGCTATGCATAATCCAGAGCGTGTAACAGCAATTATTAGCCAAAACGGAAACATTTATCGAGAAGGTTTGGGATCAAAATGGGCGACTAGAGAAGAATACTGGGAAAATCCCACGCCGGAAAAAAGACAAAGTTATCGAACGGCTTTTGCATCAGAAACCATTAAGCATCAGTATATCGATGGGACGCGGGAAAATACAGTTTCCCCTATAAAACGTAAATATACGGTAGAATGA
- a CDS encoding PhzF family phenazine biosynthesis protein, which produces MDFYIVDVFAEKKYQGNQLAVLVPDHHLTAKEMQQIAKEIHFSETSFIMSNKQENGGYDVRIFTPDEEVPFAGHPTLGTAYIINQIIEKGNASTVILNLPVGQIPVVFNGDILTMSQNEPAFGMKIDQLEFVARVLNIQVEDIRTDFPIQLVSTGLPCIIVPLKAADVVQRCSIDPVQFKRFLETYYKCNLLVFSEEESRGPNCLHVRVFLSDTGFYEDPATGSANGNLAGYLLKHRFFDKDKLDIRGNQGYEMGRPSNVNITAKLKNGTYDIQIGGKVQLVAKGDWLSSD; this is translated from the coding sequence ATGGATTTTTATATCGTAGATGTCTTTGCTGAAAAAAAATATCAGGGAAATCAGCTTGCTGTTCTAGTGCCAGACCATCATCTCACAGCGAAGGAGATGCAGCAGATTGCCAAAGAAATTCATTTTTCGGAAACGAGCTTCATCATGTCCAATAAACAGGAAAATGGTGGGTATGATGTTCGAATCTTCACCCCAGATGAGGAGGTGCCCTTCGCGGGACATCCTACCTTGGGCACAGCGTATATCATCAACCAAATTATAGAAAAAGGAAACGCCTCAACAGTCATCTTAAATCTGCCTGTTGGACAGATCCCAGTTGTTTTCAACGGTGACATTCTCACCATGAGTCAAAACGAACCTGCCTTCGGCATGAAGATAGACCAGCTCGAATTTGTCGCAAGGGTGCTCAATATACAGGTGGAGGACATACGGACGGATTTTCCAATCCAGCTGGTCTCCACAGGACTGCCCTGCATCATTGTTCCACTGAAAGCAGCCGACGTGGTACAACGATGCAGCATCGATCCTGTACAGTTTAAACGTTTTCTGGAAACTTATTATAAATGTAACCTGCTTGTTTTTTCTGAGGAGGAGAGCAGGGGCCCAAACTGCCTTCATGTGCGGGTATTCTTAAGCGATACGGGCTTTTATGAGGATCCTGCGACAGGTAGCGCAAATGGCAATTTGGCGGGTTACCTTCTGAAACATCGGTTCTTCGATAAAGACAAACTCGATATTCGTGGCAATCAGGGCTATGAGATGGGACGTCCCTCAAATGTGAATATTACCGCCAAATTAAAAAATGGAACATATGATATCCAAATTGGCGGGAAGGTGCAACTAGTCGCAAAGGGAGACTGGTTATCGAGTGACTGA
- a CDS encoding undecaprenyl-diphosphatase, whose translation MDYKIFRRINQLAGRYSVLDMLMILISNKIRYLFAFVLMLMWFRGYSQRKVTVYAAISATFTLLINMLIQCFYFKPRPFMKRRVGILIPSKMNSAFLSKHTLLTTAVSTSIFLHKRVIGVVMWGLSLLTGFSRVWVGHHYPSDIIRSLFVGSLTSIAVEKIFRSLKIMNRKTKNCYAPTRK comes from the coding sequence ATGGATTATAAAATATTCAGGAGAATTAATCAACTGGCTGGTCGCTATTCTGTATTAGATATGCTGATGATATTGATTTCAAATAAGATACGTTATCTATTCGCTTTTGTATTAATGTTGATGTGGTTTCGAGGCTATTCACAAAGAAAAGTGACTGTATATGCCGCCATATCTGCAACTTTTACGTTGCTGATTAACATGTTAATTCAATGTTTTTATTTTAAGCCTCGTCCATTTATGAAGCGCCGTGTCGGCATCCTTATTCCTTCCAAAATGAACTCCGCATTCTTAAGTAAACATACGTTGCTTACAACTGCTGTATCCACTTCTATTTTTCTACATAAACGTGTCATTGGGGTAGTTATGTGGGGATTGTCCTTATTAACAGGATTCTCAAGGGTTTGGGTAGGGCATCATTATCCCTCTGATATTATCCGAAGCCTCTTTGTTGGTAGTTTGACAAGTATTGCCGTTGAGAAAATTTTTCGTTCTCTAAAAATAATGAACCGAAAAACAAAAAATTGTTATGCTCCAACACGTAAATGA
- a CDS encoding MerR family transcriptional regulator: MYSISEVAMKTGFTAHTLRYYEKIGLLSSPLRKGGKRRYTEGEIRLLKFMKMLKQTGMSLEDIQEFLKDGCLLENIDSAAIQLKKIQTRADILNKHLLLLEKQKQEIETVMNVTKEKLETYETMIGDLKDEK, encoded by the coding sequence ATGTATAGTATATCCGAAGTTGCTATGAAAACAGGGTTTACAGCTCATACGTTACGTTATTATGAAAAGATTGGGTTATTGTCTTCACCATTAAGAAAAGGTGGAAAAAGAAGATATACGGAAGGTGAAATTCGCCTTCTCAAATTTATGAAAATGTTAAAACAAACAGGGATGTCTTTAGAGGATATTCAGGAATTTTTAAAGGATGGATGTCTCCTAGAAAACATCGACTCTGCTGCCATTCAATTAAAAAAGATTCAAACGAGGGCAGATATTTTAAACAAACACTTACTTCTTCTAGAAAAGCAAAAGCAAGAGATTGAAACAGTTATGAATGTGACAAAAGAGAAATTAGAGACGTATGAAACAATGATTGGAGATTTGAAAGATGAAAAGTAG
- a CDS encoding phosphatase PAP2 family protein, which yields MISILVKLEKLDKFDQWLLSNVHKNHFSFLTKVMKFLDFIGSTYFIIGLSLLVLFYLYFMMKDRLMSVLFIVTMLGERLLGEGLKPLLSRSRPNGQHLIEVDGHSFPSQHAMNTFVLYGFLLFILWRHVKNKKMKVLLTLIVITIILFMGLSRIYLGVHHPSDVIGGYLISGFWLTMVILYARYYEEKNKLRDS from the coding sequence ATGATTTCCATATTAGTTAAACTAGAAAAACTAGATAAATTTGACCAGTGGTTATTATCTAACGTTCATAAAAATCACTTCTCTTTCTTAACAAAGGTAATGAAATTTCTTGATTTTATTGGATCAACCTACTTTATCATTGGGTTATCGTTGTTGGTGTTATTTTACCTGTATTTTATGATGAAAGATCGTCTTATGTCTGTTTTATTTATTGTTACCATGCTAGGAGAGCGATTACTTGGAGAAGGCTTAAAACCCCTATTAAGTCGTTCACGACCAAACGGTCAGCACTTAATAGAGGTCGATGGACACAGCTTTCCGAGCCAGCATGCTATGAACACTTTTGTCCTCTACGGATTCCTGTTATTCATCCTGTGGAGGCATGTGAAAAATAAAAAAATGAAAGTTCTATTGACTTTAATAGTAATCACTATAATTTTATTCATGGGATTAAGTCGTATATACCTAGGCGTGCATCATCCAAGTGATGTTATTGGTGGATACCTTATTAGTGGATTTTGGCTTACAATGGTTATTCTATATGCAAGGTATTATGAAGAAAAGAACAAGCTCAGAGACAGTTAG
- a CDS encoding GtrA family protein — MKVANEESIHYLKFCIVGGLNTAIDFFVFSFLSYVGVYYIIAQCVSYGCGVVNSYLLNRTWTFQQQDKRGKYEILKFTALNVFTLIVTSFLLTLFHYRFNISLPYSKVLVTIVSVALNYIGTRFWVFKP; from the coding sequence TTGAAAGTTGCCAATGAAGAAAGCATTCACTACTTAAAATTTTGTATCGTGGGGGGATTAAATACAGCTATTGATTTTTTCGTTTTTTCTTTCTTATCTTATGTAGGCGTATATTATATAATAGCTCAATGCGTATCTTATGGGTGTGGTGTAGTAAATAGTTATCTTTTAAATAGAACATGGACGTTTCAACAACAAGATAAAAGGGGGAAGTATGAAATTCTCAAGTTTACTGCCCTAAATGTTTTTACTTTAATTGTTACATCTTTCTTATTAACTTTGTTTCATTATAGATTTAATATATCACTTCCTTACAGTAAGGTTTTAGTAACGATTGTTAGCGTTGCATTAAACTATATTGGTACTAGGTTTTGGGTTTTTAAACCATAA
- a CDS encoding membrane-spanning protein, protein MKSKIILILSISSIIFMLFLLFFYLIKGDSSRWQVALGGVITSALPLLLLSTKVNPFPISLIVGYYVFLFCTLFLGSIEDFYNRFKWWDAVLHFYKGIFMGFVGISLYKLLIAARIQAEISRWAIFLFVLSISVNATVLWEVYEFLGDLTFTHTMQSGGNTDTMYDMILGMTSALLTAIYSMKRRQKL, encoded by the coding sequence TTGAAATCAAAAATAATCTTAATTCTTAGTATATCTTCTATTATATTTATGCTTTTTTTACTCTTTTTCTATCTAATCAAAGGAGATTCCTCTCGTTGGCAAGTAGCATTGGGAGGTGTGATAACAAGTGCATTACCACTTTTATTGTTGTCTACGAAGGTTAATCCCTTCCCAATTTCTCTTATAGTAGGATATTATGTTTTTCTTTTTTGCACCCTGTTTTTAGGGTCAATTGAAGATTTTTATAATCGCTTTAAATGGTGGGATGCTGTTCTACATTTTTACAAAGGAATCTTCATGGGATTTGTAGGAATTTCTCTTTATAAGCTACTTATAGCTGCCCGTATACAAGCTGAAATTTCTAGATGGGCTATTTTTTTATTTGTACTTTCAATCTCAGTGAATGCTACAGTTTTGTGGGAAGTTTATGAGTTTTTAGGTGATTTGACTTTTACTCACACTATGCAATCAGGAGGAAACACAGATACCATGTATGACATGATCTTAGGTATGACATCAGCTCTTTTAACTGCTATTTATTCTATGAAACGACGACAAAAACTATAA
- a CDS encoding PLP-dependent aminotransferase family protein, whose amino-acid sequence MNRDYLYKQVYDYVLHRIELNEWNENEKLPSIRNLAAKMKVHRLTVLKAYQLLRQENRVYVKDKSGYYVQSRKINKLESLDNLIVSAYVQKNHLSEIHQVPVSYQFSQALIDPNLLPNRFISDYVKKVFDLYPKVLSTYSSVQGDHELRQSLSDHFNRKYKTITHPDQLLITTGSQQAIHLIAQAFIKSRDTILLERPSYSSAIDIFRAQGANIVTVDIHPYGYDLEQIECIMKTHKPRLFYMNPTFHNPTGYTVPSAQRKQLVQLAEHYRCLLIEDDVYNDIFFAQEPPPPMYTYDTSGMVIYIKSFCKYISPGLRIAVMMNYQYSLVKSLLAVKSLADNGSPLLNQKIFLHYFSSPRLQQHVEKLRIALQIRKEIMEEELSVTDWRWTSPNGGLNLWVQLPDCLSTEDLLVKSLEQSISFVPGQICDPLKEPSSWLRLSYSYANEEQTSEGIKKFINLVRSTQ is encoded by the coding sequence ATGAATAGAGATTATTTATATAAACAAGTATACGATTATGTACTACACCGAATCGAACTCAATGAATGGAATGAAAATGAAAAGCTCCCTTCAATTAGAAATTTAGCTGCTAAAATGAAGGTTCATCGCTTAACTGTATTAAAGGCCTACCAGCTTCTTAGACAGGAAAATAGAGTCTATGTCAAAGATAAATCCGGCTATTATGTCCAATCCCGTAAAATTAATAAATTAGAAAGTCTGGATAATCTGATTGTTTCTGCATATGTACAAAAAAATCATTTATCGGAAATCCATCAGGTACCTGTTTCCTATCAATTTTCGCAGGCATTAATTGACCCTAATCTTTTACCAAATCGCTTCATATCCGACTATGTGAAAAAAGTTTTTGATCTCTACCCAAAGGTTCTCTCCACCTACTCCAGCGTTCAAGGCGATCATGAACTGCGTCAATCACTTTCTGACCATTTTAATCGGAAGTATAAAACGATTACACATCCAGATCAGCTTTTAATTACGACCGGTTCCCAGCAAGCCATTCATCTGATTGCCCAGGCATTTATAAAATCAAGAGACACTATCCTCTTGGAGAGGCCAAGCTATAGTTCTGCCATTGATATTTTCCGAGCACAAGGAGCCAATATTGTCACCGTCGATATTCATCCGTACGGATATGATTTAGAGCAGATTGAATGTATCATGAAAACACACAAACCTCGTCTGTTTTATATGAATCCAACCTTCCATAATCCAACCGGATACACGGTCCCATCGGCTCAAAGAAAGCAATTAGTCCAGTTAGCCGAGCACTACCGTTGTTTGTTAATAGAAGACGATGTGTACAACGACATCTTTTTTGCTCAGGAGCCTCCGCCGCCCATGTATACCTATGATACCTCCGGCATGGTGATTTATATCAAAAGCTTTTGCAAATATATATCACCAGGGTTGCGAATAGCTGTCATGATGAACTATCAGTATTCCTTGGTGAAATCATTGCTAGCAGTAAAATCATTGGCGGATAATGGATCACCACTTTTGAATCAAAAGATTTTCCTGCATTACTTTTCATCTCCAAGGCTGCAGCAACACGTTGAGAAGCTACGAATTGCGCTACAAATACGAAAGGAAATCATGGAGGAAGAACTGTCCGTAACCGATTGGCGATGGACTAGCCCAAATGGTGGTTTGAATTTATGGGTACAGCTCCCAGACTGCCTGTCAACAGAAGATTTATTGGTCAAGAGTCTTGAACAATCCATTTCCTTTGTTCCCGGCCAAATATGTGACCCCTTAAAAGAGCCATCCTCATGGCTTCGGTTAAGCTATTCCTATGCTAATGAAGAACAAACCTCGGAAGGAATTAAGAAGTTTATTAATTTAGTACGCTCTACTCAATAA
- a CDS encoding DUF6044 family protein translates to MSVATTGKRKEKIYIISALALLFLYFLPMYALGEDAHIRVHDNLDSNIAWYKVLAESGQIFGGLHSMIPQIINGLPRDAFGTAFSGIVWLHALFPSMTAYALSQTITRLVAFGGMYLLLKKHFIKHKDAHFVRVGVSLAFALTPFWPSGMLSTLGYPLALWAFLNIRSGEFSWKEWVALFLLPFYSSFVLGFFFFLVAISFLWIYDLIRKKRWNWPFLFSLIFMTSLYLLIEYRLVYSMVLSEQPNHRMEFISSRHDFWHSMRLSLKNFLIGHTHVMTVHTHVILPILFLTLILLAVKKKIKHNKLFIFLFLLNVALSIWYAFWFNNLWIPLKEKISFLNTFNFARFHFLRIIVIYLSFALACYILWSLGKFWRQLATIAIISQVITLLLFNEELLYGHYFHSPSFKEFYATEQFKDIKEYIGDPQDSYRVASIGLHPAISQYNGFYTLDTYNNVYPLEYKYKFRKIIAKELEKNKQLRKYYDEWGSRCYIFVNELGKTYEFTKDQNIKVHHLQLNTNQFKEMGGRYIFSSVPILNAKDNNLALLKEFNHKESVWKIYLYQVM, encoded by the coding sequence ATGTCAGTGGCTACAACAGGAAAGAGAAAAGAAAAAATTTATATCATCAGTGCACTTGCATTACTTTTTCTTTATTTTCTCCCTATGTATGCATTAGGAGAAGACGCTCACATACGTGTTCATGATAATTTAGATTCTAATATTGCTTGGTATAAGGTGCTGGCTGAAAGTGGTCAGATATTTGGAGGCCTTCACTCTATGATTCCTCAAATTATCAATGGATTGCCTCGTGATGCATTCGGGACAGCATTCAGTGGGATTGTTTGGCTTCACGCTCTCTTTCCTTCTATGACTGCTTATGCTTTAAGTCAAACGATTACTCGGTTAGTTGCTTTTGGTGGAATGTATTTACTATTGAAAAAGCACTTTATTAAACACAAAGATGCTCACTTTGTTCGTGTTGGTGTATCACTTGCATTTGCACTTACTCCATTTTGGCCTTCAGGCATGTTAAGTACATTGGGTTACCCTCTTGCTTTATGGGCATTTTTGAATATCCGTTCTGGAGAATTTTCATGGAAAGAATGGGTAGCTCTTTTCCTTTTACCCTTTTATTCAAGCTTTGTACTTGGTTTTTTCTTCTTTTTGGTGGCGATTTCTTTTTTATGGATTTATGACTTGATTAGAAAGAAAAGATGGAATTGGCCATTTCTATTTAGCCTTATTTTTATGACTTCCCTTTATCTTTTAATTGAGTATCGCCTTGTCTATTCAATGGTTCTTTCAGAACAGCCAAATCACAGGATGGAATTTATATCTTCGCGACATGATTTTTGGCATTCCATGCGCCTTTCCCTTAAAAACTTTCTCATAGGGCATACACATGTTATGACTGTTCATACGCATGTTATTCTTCCAATATTATTTCTGACACTTATTTTATTAGCTGTTAAGAAGAAGATAAAACATAATAAACTATTCATTTTTTTATTTCTTTTAAATGTTGCTTTATCAATATGGTACGCTTTTTGGTTTAATAATTTATGGATTCCTCTCAAAGAAAAGATCAGCTTTCTAAATACATTCAACTTTGCGAGGTTCCATTTCTTACGAATTATTGTTATTTACCTTAGTTTCGCACTAGCCTGTTACATTCTATGGTCACTAGGAAAGTTTTGGAGGCAACTAGCTACTATAGCGATTATAAGTCAGGTTATAACCCTACTTCTGTTTAACGAAGAACTTCTTTATGGCCATTACTTTCACTCTCCTTCTTTTAAGGAATTTTATGCTACAGAACAATTCAAGGATATAAAAGAATACATAGGGGATCCTCAGGATTCGTATCGCGTAGCAAGTATTGGACTCCATCCAGCTATTTCACAATACAACGGGTTCTACACACTAGATACGTATAACAATGTATATCCCCTTGAATACAAGTACAAATTTCGAAAGATAATAGCAAAAGAGTTAGAAAAAAATAAGCAATTAAGAAAATATTATGATGAATGGGGAAGTCGCTGTTACATCTTTGTCAATGAACTCGGTAAAACATACGAGTTCACAAAAGATCAAAATATAAAAGTACATCATTTGCAGCTAAACACAAATCAATTTAAAGAAATGGGTGGTCGTTATATCTTTTCATCGGTCCCTATTTTGAACGCGAAAGATAATAACCTTGCGCTCTTGAAAGAATTTAATCATAAAGAATCTGTGTGGAAGATTTACTTGTATCAAGTAATGTAG